The proteins below are encoded in one region of Casimicrobium huifangae:
- a CDS encoding UDP-N-acetylmuramoyl-tripeptide--D-alanyl-D-alanine ligase — protein MSSTRELPCWRGEVPGSPTKREVIMWAAEFLAGACVAQLRTSNPAVAFTSVSIDTRTLQPGALYVALRGANFDGHRFVDQAIAQGATGVLVADPVSAPDNVAVLQVRDTLLALQMMGQAARRQFAGPVVAITGSNGKTTTRQLTASVLRAHFGDDAVLCTEGNYNNHIGVPLTLLRLRQQHRVAVIEMGMNHFDELTLLTSLAAPDIAVITNAGPAHLEGVGSLAGVAQAKGEIFTGMRSDGIAVLNADDHFIPYWEVLNRNRRVVRFGTCDSADVSGTYLAAESRLNIARGLDEAVTVKLPFAGEHNGRNALAAVAVAQSLGIGAAAVQRGLESATNIGGRLTRRPISSQLCVIDDSYNANPASIRAGLQVLLNEPGKRILVLGDIAELGQHSDSLHLSLLQDIERTSVDRVLTLGSRMQRAATAIGGRTSAYLDLDAMMQALADEIASAEPGSVTVLAKGAHSMAMHRVVERLNAMYGEKQ, from the coding sequence ATGTCCAGCACGCGCGAACTGCCCTGCTGGCGTGGCGAGGTACCGGGCAGCCCGACAAAGCGCGAGGTGATCATGTGGGCGGCTGAGTTTCTCGCCGGCGCCTGCGTAGCGCAATTGCGTACCTCCAACCCGGCGGTGGCATTCACTTCGGTATCGATTGATACTCGCACCCTGCAGCCGGGAGCGCTCTACGTTGCGTTGCGCGGCGCCAACTTTGATGGTCACCGCTTCGTTGATCAGGCAATTGCTCAGGGGGCGACAGGCGTATTGGTCGCAGATCCGGTGTCAGCGCCCGACAACGTTGCCGTGTTGCAGGTGCGTGACACGCTGCTCGCGCTGCAAATGATGGGACAGGCAGCACGCCGGCAGTTTGCCGGACCTGTGGTTGCGATTACCGGCAGCAACGGGAAGACGACGACCCGACAACTGACCGCATCGGTGTTGCGGGCGCATTTCGGTGACGACGCTGTGCTCTGCACCGAGGGCAACTACAACAACCATATCGGTGTCCCTCTCACACTGCTACGTCTGCGCCAGCAGCATCGTGTCGCCGTCATCGAAATGGGCATGAACCACTTTGATGAATTGACGCTGCTCACCAGCCTGGCAGCGCCAGATATTGCCGTGATCACCAATGCCGGTCCTGCGCATCTCGAAGGCGTTGGATCGCTTGCCGGGGTCGCCCAGGCCAAGGGAGAGATTTTCACTGGCATGCGGAGCGACGGCATTGCCGTACTCAACGCCGATGACCACTTCATACCGTACTGGGAAGTACTCAACCGGAATCGGCGCGTAGTCCGCTTTGGAACGTGCGATTCGGCCGATGTCAGTGGCACGTATTTGGCGGCGGAATCACGCCTTAACATCGCACGCGGACTGGACGAGGCAGTTACCGTCAAATTGCCTTTTGCAGGTGAGCACAACGGCCGCAACGCGCTCGCGGCTGTAGCCGTGGCGCAGTCGCTCGGCATCGGCGCCGCCGCAGTGCAACGAGGACTCGAAAGCGCGACCAATATTGGAGGGCGTCTGACGCGGCGCCCAATCTCGTCGCAACTGTGTGTCATTGACGACAGCTACAACGCCAATCCCGCATCCATTCGCGCCGGCCTGCAGGTGCTGCTCAACGAACCTGGCAAACGTATTCTCGTGCTGGGCGACATCGCCGAGCTCGGCCAGCACAGTGACTCGCTGCACCTGAGTCTGTTGCAGGACATCGAACGCACGAGCGTCGATCGGGTGTTGACGCTCGGGAGCCGGATGCAGCGTGCAGCGACCGCCATTGGAGGCCGCACAAGTGCATATCTTGACCTTGACGCCATGATGCAGGCGCTCGCTGACGAAATTGCCAGCGCGGAACCGGGATCTGTCACCGTGCTCGCCAAGGGCGCACATTCGATGGCGATGCACCGCGTCGTTGAACGGCTCAATGCCATGTATGGAGAAAAACAATAA
- the mraY gene encoding phospho-N-acetylmuramoyl-pentapeptide-transferase has product MLLWLANLFATDIRALSAFNYITLRSVLACATAMAIALAIGPRMIRWLLTMKIGQAVRDDGPQSHLAKQGTPTMGGALVLTSIAVATVLWADLSNRFVWVVLFVMIGFGAIGWVDDYRKVVHKNPKGMSAREKLFWQALIGLIASTYLAFAVSAPSTGKIFNLIFLWVQSGFTNDLPSKADLIVPFFKNIAYPLGLFGFITLTWFVIVGTSNAVNLTDGLDGLAIMPVVMVGSALAVFAYVVGRVDYSRYLLFPYIPGAAELMVFCGAMAGAGLGFLWFNAHPARVFMGDVGALSLGASLGTIAVIVRQEIVLVVMGGVFVAETISVMLQVGYFKYTKGKRILRMAPLHHHFELGGWHENHVVIRFWIITMFLVLAGLSTLKLR; this is encoded by the coding sequence ATGCTGTTGTGGCTTGCCAACCTGTTCGCGACCGATATCCGGGCGTTGTCTGCGTTCAACTACATCACGCTGCGAAGCGTCCTCGCCTGTGCCACGGCGATGGCCATCGCGCTGGCGATCGGCCCCCGCATGATCCGCTGGTTGCTGACGATGAAGATCGGACAGGCCGTCCGCGACGACGGTCCGCAATCGCATCTGGCCAAGCAGGGAACGCCGACGATGGGCGGGGCTCTGGTGCTGACGTCCATCGCGGTGGCGACGGTGCTGTGGGCTGACCTGAGCAATCGTTTTGTGTGGGTCGTGCTGTTTGTGATGATCGGCTTCGGTGCGATTGGCTGGGTCGATGACTACCGCAAGGTCGTGCACAAGAACCCGAAAGGCATGTCGGCCAGGGAAAAACTCTTCTGGCAGGCCCTGATTGGATTGATCGCATCTACCTACCTCGCATTTGCCGTATCGGCGCCGAGTACAGGCAAGATTTTCAATCTGATCTTCCTCTGGGTTCAGAGCGGTTTCACCAACGATCTCCCGTCGAAGGCCGATCTGATCGTGCCTTTCTTCAAGAACATTGCCTATCCGCTGGGGCTGTTTGGGTTCATCACGCTGACGTGGTTTGTGATCGTCGGTACCAGCAACGCAGTCAACCTGACCGATGGCCTCGACGGTCTCGCGATCATGCCGGTGGTCATGGTGGGCAGTGCGCTGGCGGTGTTCGCCTACGTGGTGGGTCGCGTTGACTACTCGCGCTATCTGCTGTTTCCGTACATCCCGGGCGCTGCGGAGCTGATGGTGTTCTGTGGCGCCATGGCCGGGGCGGGGCTCGGATTCCTGTGGTTCAACGCCCACCCGGCGCGGGTGTTCATGGGTGACGTCGGCGCGCTGTCGCTCGGTGCCTCGCTTGGCACCATCGCCGTGATCGTGCGTCAGGAAATCGTTCTCGTAGTGATGGGCGGCGTTTTCGTCGCCGAGACGATTTCAGTGATGTTGCAGGTGGGCTATTTCAAGTACACCAAGGGCAAACGCATTCTCAGAATGGCCCCGCTGCATCACCACTTTGAGCTCGGTGGCTGGCACGAGAACCATGTGGTCATCCGCTTCTGGATCATCACCATGTTCCTCGTGCTTGCAGGCCTGTCCACCCTGAAGCTTCGCTGA
- the murD gene encoding UDP-N-acetylmuramoyl-L-alanine--D-glutamate ligase has translation MFQCAQSTATVVGLGATGLSLARFLSRRGAVVTAVDSEESPAALVQYRSEFPAAKFVTMDFARDRLPASDLIALSPGVPRASFTVRSAIEAGTPVVGDIELFAREVPDGARVFAITGSNGKTTTTALAGELARTVDGGARVAGNIGIPILDALAEAPDCRTWVLELSSFQLESTVSLKTEAAAVINVTPNHLDRYPSFFAYAACKERIFGGAERQVINRDDVWSASMRRTDVAATTFGAGRPLTKQDYGLDIAGPEGQLLRGSQSIIAMAELGIPGAHNAQNALAAMALMDSLAVTPSDCQRVLRSFRGMPHRCQAVGEIDGVRVIDDSKATTIVATVAALDGLATPTWLLAGGDGKGQDFGELVPAAARHCRAVHLIGKDADAIAAALSASGVPWRKFASLDDAVAAALDGARAGEQLLLSPACASWDMFRNFGHRAEVFVRAVSDWAASRGRVLTSPTSPKRGTAS, from the coding sequence TTGTTCCAGTGCGCGCAATCCACAGCAACGGTCGTCGGCCTCGGCGCGACCGGGCTTTCGCTCGCGCGCTTCCTTAGCCGACGAGGCGCGGTGGTCACGGCGGTCGATAGTGAGGAATCACCGGCGGCACTGGTGCAGTACCGGTCAGAGTTCCCGGCGGCGAAATTCGTGACGATGGACTTCGCGCGTGATCGGCTACCGGCTTCGGATCTGATCGCGCTGTCGCCAGGCGTGCCGCGAGCAAGTTTCACAGTACGCAGCGCTATAGAGGCTGGCACACCGGTAGTTGGCGACATCGAGCTGTTTGCCCGCGAAGTTCCTGATGGAGCGCGCGTGTTTGCGATTACCGGATCGAACGGGAAGACAACGACGACTGCGCTGGCGGGTGAACTCGCGCGTACCGTCGACGGCGGGGCTCGCGTCGCCGGCAACATCGGCATTCCAATTCTTGACGCCCTGGCCGAAGCTCCCGATTGCCGGACATGGGTGCTGGAGTTGTCTAGTTTCCAGCTTGAATCGACGGTGTCGCTGAAGACCGAAGCTGCGGCTGTCATCAACGTCACTCCGAATCACCTGGACCGCTACCCAAGTTTCTTTGCTTACGCGGCCTGCAAGGAACGGATTTTTGGCGGTGCCGAACGGCAAGTGATCAACCGCGACGACGTCTGGTCGGCCAGCATGCGTCGTACCGACGTCGCAGCCACGACCTTCGGTGCCGGACGGCCGTTGACGAAGCAGGACTACGGCCTTGACATCGCCGGACCTGAAGGTCAACTGCTGCGGGGCTCCCAGTCAATCATTGCCATGGCCGAACTGGGCATACCGGGCGCGCATAACGCACAGAACGCGCTCGCGGCAATGGCGCTCATGGACTCACTCGCAGTCACGCCGTCCGACTGTCAGCGCGTCCTGCGCAGCTTTCGCGGCATGCCACATCGCTGCCAGGCGGTTGGCGAGATTGATGGCGTGCGTGTGATTGATGACTCGAAAGCCACTACGATTGTGGCGACCGTTGCTGCGCTGGATGGCCTGGCAACGCCCACCTGGCTGCTCGCAGGTGGCGACGGCAAAGGGCAGGACTTTGGAGAACTTGTCCCGGCTGCCGCGCGGCACTGCCGCGCCGTGCATCTGATCGGCAAGGATGCCGACGCAATCGCCGCTGCGCTATCGGCCAGTGGCGTGCCGTGGCGGAAATTTGCTTCACTTGACGATGCGGTCGCTGCTGCGCTCGATGGCGCCCGGGCGGGAGAGCAGTTGCTGCTTTCCCCGGCCTGTGCGAGTTGGGACATGTTCCGCAACTTTGGTCATCGTGCCGAGGTGTTCGTGCGCGCGGTCAGCGACTGGGCGGCGTCGCGCGGTCGTGTGCTGACATCGCCGACATCGCCGAAGCGGGGCACTGCATCATGA
- the ftsW gene encoding putative lipid II flippase FtsW, with amino-acid sequence MSVATMFTGVTERIGAKLPWRSDGRSASMRPLSSSGGALAEFDVALVWVVAFLVAIGLLMVYSSSIASASESRFTRGSASYFLLRQCMFVVIGAVLALFVFDTSLRTWERVAPIVFIVACVLIVAVLIPGIGRKVNGARRWIPLGPFSLQPSELMKFAMILFAARYAVTKAAVIHAAQPIKQSLVNGLGPFLLIALAVSVVLLREPDFGATLVVLSTGLLILFMAGLDHRLVLPVVVVGLVAAVALVWFEPYRLERFFGFIDPWKEEFGSGYQLTQSLMAIGRGGVFGLGLGAGVSKHYYLPEAHTDFILAVTAEELGLLGVAVVIGAYAWLTWRAFAIGREARRLDQPFAALVAQGIGTLFGIQSLINIAVNMGFAPTKGLTLPLMSYGGSGMIASLVTLSVLLRIDWENRRLERGFKV; translated from the coding sequence ATGAGCGTCGCCACCATGTTCACCGGCGTTACTGAGCGCATTGGCGCAAAACTGCCGTGGCGTAGCGACGGCCGAAGCGCTTCGATGCGGCCGTTATCCTCGTCGGGTGGCGCGCTGGCCGAGTTTGACGTGGCACTGGTGTGGGTCGTTGCCTTCCTCGTCGCCATCGGTCTGCTGATGGTCTACTCGTCCTCCATCGCCAGTGCGAGCGAGAGCCGTTTTACCCGGGGTTCGGCGTCGTACTTCCTGCTGCGGCAATGCATGTTTGTGGTGATCGGCGCGGTGCTTGCGCTGTTTGTATTCGACACGTCGTTGCGAACCTGGGAGCGGGTCGCACCCATCGTGTTCATCGTGGCCTGTGTGCTGATTGTTGCCGTGTTGATCCCCGGTATCGGACGCAAGGTCAACGGGGCGCGGCGCTGGATTCCGCTGGGGCCATTCAGTCTGCAGCCGTCCGAGCTGATGAAGTTCGCAATGATTCTGTTCGCGGCGCGCTACGCCGTGACCAAGGCAGCCGTAATTCACGCCGCACAGCCGATCAAACAGAGTCTGGTGAACGGCCTCGGCCCGTTCCTGCTGATCGCGCTCGCCGTCAGCGTGGTGCTGTTGCGAGAGCCCGATTTTGGCGCGACGCTGGTGGTCTTGAGTACCGGGCTGCTGATCCTGTTCATGGCTGGTCTCGATCATCGTCTGGTGCTGCCGGTCGTGGTGGTGGGCCTGGTGGCTGCTGTGGCACTGGTGTGGTTCGAACCCTACCGGCTGGAGCGTTTCTTTGGCTTCATTGATCCGTGGAAAGAAGAGTTTGGCTCCGGCTATCAACTCACGCAATCGTTGATGGCGATTGGTCGTGGTGGCGTGTTCGGTCTTGGCCTTGGCGCCGGTGTTTCGAAGCACTATTACTTGCCGGAAGCCCATACCGACTTCATTCTGGCGGTGACGGCAGAGGAGCTAGGCCTGCTCGGTGTCGCCGTGGTGATTGGCGCCTACGCCTGGTTGACGTGGCGGGCGTTTGCCATCGGTCGCGAAGCACGCCGTCTCGATCAGCCCTTCGCCGCATTGGTGGCGCAGGGGATTGGCACCCTGTTCGGCATCCAGTCGCTGATCAATATTGCGGTGAACATGGGCTTCGCTCCAACCAAAGGGCTGACGCTGCCGCTGATGTCGTACGGCGGCAGCGGCATGATTGCGAGCCTCGTCACACTGTCCGTGTTGCTGCGCATTGACTGGGAAAACCGTCGCCTGGAGCGGGGGTTCAAGGTATGA
- the murG gene encoding undecaprenyldiphospho-muramoylpentapeptide beta-N-acetylglucosaminyltransferase, translating to MNATTAQPPHLLMMAGGTGGHIFPGLAVARAMRERGWRVSWLGTPTGMEQTLVPQDIFRLHSIAFEGIVGRGLKPKLLLPFRMLRAYREARRLLREIKPDVVIGMGGYPTVPGGLAAARMGIPLLIHQSDAVAGLANRMLARFADRVLTGFASVFANVGDKRVVTGNPIRSEFTHFADPATRFAGRSGPLAILLMGGSRGSEAINAMLPSALELLAADARPRVVHQAGRGARTSTEAKYARVGVDASVIEFIDDPATALATCDIFIGRSGASTVSELAALGVASLLIPYPHHKDQQQLHNAEVLASAGAAQILEQPALTAEKLAAAISSLTRDRCLQMACAALTVAKPDATAAICNVIDSLLPAAMREAATQGSAA from the coding sequence ATGAACGCCACTACCGCGCAACCGCCGCACCTGCTGATGATGGCCGGCGGCACCGGCGGCCACATCTTCCCCGGCCTTGCCGTGGCGAGGGCCATGCGCGAGCGTGGCTGGCGCGTGTCCTGGCTGGGTACGCCCACCGGCATGGAGCAAACGCTGGTGCCGCAGGACATCTTCCGGCTGCACTCCATTGCCTTTGAAGGGATCGTTGGCCGCGGCCTCAAACCGAAGCTGCTATTGCCATTCCGCATGCTGCGTGCCTATCGCGAAGCCAGGCGCCTGCTGCGTGAGATCAAGCCGGATGTGGTCATTGGCATGGGCGGATACCCGACCGTGCCAGGTGGTCTGGCGGCGGCCCGTATGGGCATTCCCCTGTTGATTCACCAGAGTGACGCAGTGGCCGGTCTCGCCAATCGCATGCTGGCACGCTTTGCCGATCGGGTGCTCACGGGCTTTGCGTCCGTCTTTGCCAATGTCGGCGACAAGCGCGTGGTGACAGGTAACCCGATTCGCAGCGAGTTCACTCACTTTGCCGATCCAGCGACCCGCTTTGCCGGCCGCTCCGGCCCGCTGGCAATCCTGCTGATGGGTGGCAGCCGTGGCTCCGAGGCAATCAACGCGATGCTGCCCAGTGCGCTTGAATTGCTTGCCGCTGATGCCCGACCTCGCGTGGTGCACCAGGCCGGTCGGGGGGCGAGAACATCGACTGAGGCGAAATATGCGCGGGTGGGCGTGGACGCGAGTGTGATCGAGTTCATCGATGACCCGGCCACGGCGCTGGCCACTTGCGACATATTCATCGGACGCAGCGGCGCCAGCACAGTGTCGGAGCTCGCCGCACTGGGTGTTGCATCGTTGCTGATTCCGTACCCTCATCACAAGGACCAGCAGCAACTGCATAACGCCGAAGTGCTGGCGAGCGCAGGGGCGGCGCAGATTCTCGAACAACCTGCATTGACCGCCGAAAAGCTGGCCGCTGCCATCTCCTCGTTAACCCGTGATCGTTGCCTGCAAATGGCCTGCGCGGCCTTGACCGTTGCCAAGCCGGACGCCACTGCCGCCATCTGCAACGTGATCGACTCATTGCTGCCCGCAGCGATGCGCGAAGCTGCAACGCAAGGGAGTGCCGCATGA
- the murC gene encoding UDP-N-acetylmuramate--L-alanine ligase: MKFRMQKLHFIGIGGIGMSGIAEVLHNQGYLVSGSDAANSAVLERLASLGIRTAVGHRAENLQDAQAVVISSAIPETNPEVVAARAAKLPVVPRALMLAELMRMKRGIAIAGTHGKTTTTSLVASVLAEGGLDPTFVIGGRLLAAGSNARLGTGEFLVAEADESDASFLHLSPTLAVITNIDADHMETYGHSLERLQQAFVDFAHRLPFYGSLYACIDDPGVASVLPKIAKPIVTYGLTAEADIRATDVTADGVSMRFAVHRAGRPPLKVAVRVAGLHNVRNTLAAVAIAQDLGVSDDAIVRALANFGGVGRRFQRFGVVTHQSAKFELIDDYGHHPVELRTTLAAARAAFPGRRLVLAFQPHRFTRTRDLFEDFASVLSEVDVLLLAEVYAAGEAPIVAADGRALARAIRLRGRVEPLFVPDIAEMPSLILQTVQDGDVVMTMGAGSIGNVAQKVVQASSGGAHVV; this comes from the coding sequence ATGAAGTTCCGCATGCAGAAGCTGCACTTCATCGGCATCGGTGGCATTGGCATGAGCGGTATTGCCGAAGTGCTGCACAACCAGGGCTATCTCGTCAGCGGCAGTGACGCGGCAAATTCAGCGGTGCTTGAGCGCCTTGCCTCGCTGGGTATTCGCACAGCTGTCGGTCATCGCGCCGAAAATCTGCAGGACGCCCAGGCGGTGGTAATTTCATCCGCCATTCCGGAAACGAATCCCGAGGTGGTTGCCGCGCGCGCAGCCAAGTTGCCGGTGGTGCCGCGTGCCCTGATGCTCGCCGAGCTGATGCGCATGAAGCGTGGCATCGCCATCGCGGGCACTCACGGCAAGACGACCACCACCTCGCTGGTGGCGAGCGTACTCGCCGAGGGTGGCCTCGATCCCACCTTCGTCATTGGTGGCCGCCTGCTGGCGGCCGGTTCGAACGCACGGCTCGGCACCGGTGAGTTTCTGGTGGCGGAGGCCGATGAGTCCGACGCGTCCTTCCTGCATTTGTCGCCGACGCTGGCGGTGATTACCAATATCGACGCTGATCACATGGAGACCTACGGTCACAGCCTGGAGCGTCTGCAGCAGGCATTTGTCGATTTCGCCCACCGATTGCCGTTTTATGGCTCGCTCTACGCCTGTATTGACGATCCCGGCGTCGCGTCGGTGTTGCCGAAGATTGCCAAGCCGATTGTGACCTATGGGCTCACGGCAGAAGCTGACATTCGCGCGACCGACGTCACGGCTGATGGCGTCAGCATGCGCTTCGCCGTCCACCGTGCGGGTCGTCCGCCGCTTAAGGTCGCCGTTCGCGTGGCCGGGTTGCACAATGTGCGCAACACGCTGGCCGCAGTGGCCATCGCGCAGGATCTGGGTGTCAGCGACGACGCCATCGTCCGGGCACTGGCTAACTTTGGCGGCGTTGGACGTCGCTTCCAGCGTTTTGGCGTGGTCACGCACCAGAGCGCGAAATTTGAACTGATCGACGACTACGGGCATCATCCGGTGGAGCTGCGCACGACGCTCGCCGCTGCCCGGGCTGCTTTCCCGGGGCGCCGACTGGTGCTGGCCTTCCAGCCGCATCGATTCACCCGCACCCGCGACCTCTTCGAGGATTTTGCATCGGTGCTCTCGGAGGTCGATGTGCTGCTGCTGGCTGAGGTGTATGCCGCGGGTGAAGCGCCGATCGTCGCGGCCGACGGGCGAGCACTGGCGCGCGCGATCCGGCTGCGTGGTCGCGTAGAACCGCTGTTCGTGCCGGACATCGCAGAAATGCCATCGTTGATCCTGCAGACAGTGCAGGACGGCGACGTGGTGATGACGATGGGTGCCGGCTCCATCGGCAATGTCGCGCAAAAGGTGGTGCAGGCCAGTAGCGGAGGCGCCCATGTGGTCTGA
- a CDS encoding cell division protein FtsQ/DivIB yields MWSDPQSINRFALAMGALASLALLWCAVTWAGSRGMFALRQVRVVAPLAEVDTGVLESAIRTDLRGTFFSVSPQRVRTTLRKLPWVRDLTVRRRWPFALDLDIEEHRAVGYWGDNDLLSERGEVFRAGSKAPMPRFDGPPGSATEVLSRYREARSALAAHGLDIKAFAMSPRGAITLTTGNDMQIEFGREHYQDRLARFVALYGAWPASFRSGLARIDLRYKAAVAVARNGAALNVESQKGQS; encoded by the coding sequence ATGTGGTCTGACCCGCAATCCATCAATCGCTTCGCGCTGGCGATGGGCGCGCTGGCGTCGCTGGCACTGCTGTGGTGCGCGGTCACCTGGGCGGGTTCACGCGGCATGTTTGCGCTGCGGCAGGTACGAGTGGTGGCACCACTGGCCGAAGTGGACACTGGGGTACTGGAGTCGGCCATTCGTACCGACCTGCGCGGCACCTTCTTCTCTGTTTCGCCGCAGCGTGTACGCACCACGCTGCGTAAACTCCCTTGGGTGCGCGACCTGACCGTGCGCCGCCGCTGGCCGTTTGCGCTCGACCTCGACATCGAGGAGCATCGGGCGGTCGGCTATTGGGGTGACAACGATTTGCTGTCTGAACGCGGCGAGGTGTTTCGTGCCGGCTCCAAGGCGCCGATGCCGCGCTTTGATGGACCGCCGGGCAGCGCGACCGAAGTGCTTTCCCGTTATCGCGAGGCGCGCTCTGCGCTGGCCGCGCATGGTCTTGATATCAAGGCCTTTGCGATGTCACCCCGTGGCGCCATCACGCTGACCACGGGGAACGACATGCAGATCGAATTTGGTCGCGAGCACTACCAGGATCGACTGGCTCGTTTCGTCGCGTTATACGGCGCCTGGCCGGCAAGTTTCCGCTCCGGTCTCGCCCGTATCGATCTGCGCTACAAGGCGGCGGTTGCGGTGGCGCGCAATGGTGCCGCGCTCAACGTGGAATCACAGAAAGGTCAATCGTGA
- the ftsA gene encoding cell division protein FtsA: MSELIAALDIGTSKVVALVAELDAEQKINVIGFGEQPSLGLRKGMVVDIDATTNTVAAAVREAAAMANCKISNVYVGIAGAHIRSLNSSGMVAMKDSEVTEADMERVIETAKAIAIPNDQVVLHTLPQEYIIDGQEGVRRPLGMSGRRLEVKVHIVTGAVSAAENIEKCVRRCGLNVQELVLQPLASAAACLTRDEMEIGVGLVDIGGGTTDFALFTGGAIRHTGVIPVAGDQITNDIAMALRTPSKEAADIKHRYACALTKLVEPEELIEVPSVADRPAKSMPRHMLAEVVEPRVEELFQLVHEQIKRSGFEPLLRSGIALTGGSAMLPGMVELGEEVFHMPVRVAVPDYRGPLKDVLAAPKYATAIGLLMHGRDQLAKQAVLRRRESAAAGMFAKLRDAFGL, encoded by the coding sequence GTGAGCGAGCTGATCGCAGCGCTGGACATCGGCACCTCCAAGGTCGTGGCCCTGGTTGCCGAGCTGGACGCCGAGCAGAAGATCAATGTCATCGGTTTTGGCGAGCAGCCTTCGCTCGGCCTGCGTAAAGGCATGGTGGTGGACATTGACGCGACCACCAACACCGTTGCCGCAGCGGTGCGCGAGGCGGCCGCGATGGCCAATTGCAAGATCAGCAATGTCTATGTCGGCATCGCTGGTGCCCACATCCGCAGCCTGAATTCAAGCGGCATGGTGGCGATGAAGGACAGCGAGGTCACCGAGGCTGACATGGAGCGGGTGATCGAGACGGCGAAGGCGATCGCGATCCCGAACGATCAGGTGGTGCTGCACACGCTGCCGCAGGAATACATCATCGATGGTCAGGAGGGTGTGCGCCGCCCACTGGGCATGAGTGGCCGCCGCCTGGAAGTGAAAGTCCACATCGTGACTGGTGCGGTCTCGGCTGCCGAGAACATCGAGAAGTGCGTCCGCCGCTGTGGCCTCAACGTGCAGGAGCTGGTGTTGCAACCGCTGGCGTCAGCCGCCGCGTGCCTCACCCGCGACGAGATGGAGATTGGCGTCGGCCTGGTCGACATCGGTGGCGGTACGACCGATTTCGCGCTGTTCACGGGTGGCGCCATCCGCCACACGGGTGTGATCCCGGTGGCCGGCGACCAGATCACCAACGACATTGCGATGGCTCTGCGCACACCGAGCAAGGAAGCGGCAGACATCAAACATCGCTATGCCTGCGCTCTGACCAAACTGGTTGAGCCCGAGGAGTTGATTGAGGTGCCCAGCGTTGCCGATCGGCCGGCGAAGTCAATGCCGCGGCACATGCTGGCGGAGGTGGTGGAGCCGCGCGTCGAGGAGCTGTTCCAGTTGGTGCACGAGCAGATCAAGCGATCGGGGTTTGAACCGCTGCTGCGCTCTGGCATCGCTCTCACCGGCGGCAGCGCAATGCTGCCCGGCATGGTGGAGCTCGGCGAAGAGGTATTCCACATGCCGGTGCGGGTGGCAGTGCCGGACTATCGCGGGCCGCTGAAAGACGTACTGGCGGCGCCGAAGTACGCCACCGCGATCGGCTTGTTGATGCATGGTCGCGACCAGCTGGCCAAGCAGGCGGTGCTGCGTCGCCGCGAGTCCGCCGCGGCCGGGATGTTTGCGAAGTTGCGGGATGCGTTTGGTTTGTAG